In a genomic window of Penaeus monodon isolate SGIC_2016 chromosome 27, NSTDA_Pmon_1, whole genome shotgun sequence:
- the LOC119590578 gene encoding facilitated trehalose transporter Tret1-like (The sequence of the model RefSeq protein was modified relative to this genomic sequence to represent the inferred CDS: added 102 bases not found in genome assembly), whose product MAVSEDDGEWSPWEKEEEDPEESQPLIPSEQVPGQADSVNRSMESHRSSSPILGRTSPSKKVQYFTAFSATMGALAMGTVLGYSSPAGPLLMSNATAGPVHLTKAQNSFFSSSMNLGALAGGPIGGVCLNKLGRRGTMLTSVVPFVGGWLFIAFAQNFAMLMTGRIITGFCAGITSLVVPTYIGEFASPDIRGTLGSGFQLMVTIGVVYSYAIGAVVKTWQMLAGLCIIPVLIYFVMVFFAKESPNFLLSKGKLDKATESLQYFRGKDYNIQTELNMLQQSVEDAKRNKASFRDLLKPYILKPLLISLTLMFFQQYSGVNPVLFNLTTIFEDSGSTISDSISSITIGVVQVLATLLATVLMDKAGRKLLLIVSASMMALSLTALGEFFYEKMEDEVWAVETLGWLPLASLIIFIAAFSIGYGPIPWLMMGELFSPNVKEAAAGLATMVNWTLSFSITLIFVPLQDAISDFGVYWLFAGVCVLNLIFSVTVVPETKGKTLEEISAYFGGPVVSSDSHPSRESDA is encoded by the exons CAGGCTGATAGTGTAAACCGCAGCATGGAGAGCCATCGGTCATCATCTCCCATCCTGGGAAGGACCTCACCTTCCAAAAAGGTGCAATACTTCACAGCCTTCTCAG CCACCATGGGAGCACTGGCAATGGGGACAGTACTAGGGTACTCCTCTCCTGCAGGGCCCTTGTTGATGTCCAATGCAACTGCAGGGCCAGTGCATCTTACTAAGGCCCAGAACTCGTTTTTCTCATCATCCATGAATCTTGGTGCACTGGCTGGTGGTCCCATTGGGGGTGTCTGCCTCAATAAGCTTGGGAGAAGAGGGACGATGCTGACTTCTGTGGTGCCGTTTGTTGGTGGCTGGCTTTTTATTG CTTTTGCTCAGAATTTTGCCATGTTGATGACTGGCCGTATTATTACTGGCTTCTGTGCAGGAATCACTTCATTGGTTGTCCCAACGTACATTGGAGAATTTGCCTCACCTGATATAAGAGGCACTCTTG GAAGTGGATTCCAGTTAATGGTTACAATTGGTGTCGTGTATTCTTATGCCATTGGAGCTGTTGTGAAGACATGGCAGATGCTTGCTGGCCTGTGCATTATTCCAGTTTTGATCTACTTTGTAATGGTCTTCTTTGCCAAAGAATCTCCAAAttttctactctcaaaaggaaaACTGGATAAAGCTACGGAATCATTACAGTACTTTAGAG GGAAGGACTACAATATCCAGACAGAACTGAACATGTTGCAGCAGTCAGTGGAGGATGCAAAGCGCAACAAGGCTTCATTTAGGGATCTTCTAAAACCATACATCTTGAAGCCACTTTTGATCTCCCTCACTCTGATGTTCTTCCAACAGTATTCAGGAGTGAACCCAGTTCTTTTCAATCTCACCACCATCTTTGAA GACTCAGGATCAACAATCTCAGACAGCATCAGTTCCATAACCATTGGTGTTGTGCAAGTTCTGGCAACCCTTTTGGCAACAGTGCTCATGGACAAAGCAGGGAGAAAACTCCTGCTGATTGTTTCTGCTTCCATGATGGCTCTTTCTCTCA CTGCACTTGGGGAATTCTTCTATGAGAAAATGGAGGATGAGGTATGGGCAGTTGAAACCTTAGGCTGGCTGCCTTTGGCATCactaattatctttattgctgcCTTCTCAATTGGTTATGGCCCCATTCCGTGGCTGATGATGG GAGAGCTTTTCTCCCCTAATGTGAAGGAAGCTGCAGCTGGTCTAGCAACTATGGTCAATTGGACCCTGTCGTTCAGCATAACTCTGATATTTGTGCCTCTTCAG GATGCCATTAGTGACTTTGGTGTCTACTGGCTGTTTGCAGGAGTGTGTGTACTCAATCTCATATTCTCTGTGACAGTAGTCCCTGAGACAAAGGGCAAGACACTGGAAGAAATATCAGCCTATTTTGGTGGGCCAGTAGTTTCCAGTGACTCACACCCTAGTCGTGAAAGTGATGCATGA